GAATGAAGTTTTCGAGCACCGAAGCAAAGTCCCATATCCaggctatttatagttgaaatttgagttttacgcggcccgtgtaaaaCTTAAGAAgagtttacgcggcccgcgagggctaGAAAGGCGGCTAAGGTTTGCTGAGTCATCGACACGTGGCGGCACCAGGCTTTCGCTTATCGttgagctgtcgcggcccgcgtgaacttgGAGGAAcacctacgcggcccgcgtgtgGCGTTCATACTTATCCGGAATAATTTTAAGttgacacggcccgcgtaaggttatgcttaacctttacgcggcccgcctgaaactcTAAATTCTTGATTTCTCATGTacgttagggtttcaggggttcgGGTTTCCATTTACGGAGCGTTTTAGGACATTTTTAGGTGAGTCGTTACAAAAAAAAAGTGGTTCAGCCCTtttcctcttgagaaatcgcgCCATAACTTCTCTACGCATGGTTCTTATCACATATAAAATTTGCTCCgtaagttcataaaacaacactaaacatttaaacaaaataaacaatcatgttaAACGAATACCATAGtccataattttcaattttaattttaagagcaaattacaagttttgtcctttatgtttgtaccaaattgcaggcgttgtcctttgcctttaaatttgacgagttttatccttaacgtttcaaaatcctgcacgttatgtcctttagccctaactcagtcagtttttttgttaaatatggtcatgtgccttgcacatgagggtattcttaTCATTTTACTATACAAGGACTATTGAGTACATAAGATATATCGAGGGACTAAATgtataaaaagaaaaagaagagacaCATACGGGACCACCTGGAAGAGGTGGAGGCCGTTCTCGATTCCATCAAGTCCCTACGCACTTTCTCCATTTCCAGATCTCACTTTCTCCATTCCATCAAGTCCCTACGCACTTCCACCGATCTATTCGGACCCAACAAGAAACTCTCCGATGCTGACGTCAAAGGTGGCTTCATTTACGTCAAGGACTTCCCCATCGAAGAGGACGATGATTCCGTTATTCATGAGGGCAAGAGTTTGATTTCCATTTGGGCCGCTCTCGAGAACCTGGAGGACCAGTTGGAGTTCTTTCATGTGAGTTTATGCTTCAGTTTTACCATCAAATGGTTGGACCGAACCCTAATTTCATTGTTTGCTTCAGATTTTGCTTATAAGGCTTTGACCTAATTAGTATGGCTGTTTGAACTGAATTTTAAGCGATGAAGGAGATTTTAAATTACAAGCTACCAATGAAGCTTAATTAGGATAAATAGTGTCTTCCTCTTAGACTGTTAGGCTCTGAACTGGCTTTTAGTCATTTTAAGTTATATTTGCTAAGATACAGGGTTACTTGACTTGTTAGGGTGCTTGTTTCTGTTATTCTTGACGGTGGTGGAGATTGGTGGCAGGTGCCAGGTGGGTGTGGTTGGTTGTGGCGGTGGCTAGTTGAAGAAGGATATACAGAGAGAGGTTTAatctttttacacatttagtccctTGATATGAGTTATTTACTCAATAGTCCCTAGATagtaaaatgacaagaatacccttatgtgcaaggcacatgaccatatttaacaaaaaaatctgactgagttagggctaaaggacataacgtgctgGATTTTGAAatgttaaggacaaaactcgtcaaatttaaacgcaaaggacaccgcctgcaatttggtacaaatataaaggacaaaacttgtaatttactctaattttaatttaaaaacattCAAGCCCTAGTTTTAAATGTTGATTAATAATCACTTAAACAAACAAAGCttaaaataaaacaacaaaatcattaaaTACATGTCTAGAACAACTAAAAAGACatcaataaacataaaaaaatcaaACCCTTATACATCTATATTTTCTCCGAATCAtcacataaaacaacaaaaaacagtcaataaaaaagaataaatctttgggttgggttgggttgggtttggGCTTGGGTAGTTGGGTTAATAAAATTAGATTGTAGATTGGGTTAAGTaaagtgaataagtggttaaagaataattatacaaattgtgttatatacttatatattcataataatcagtgtttaatattttttttataaattcatagTATTTTTTTCTAAGGAgggcggttgaaaattttcaaagggTACGGTTGAAAAAAATCCAAGGGGTGCGATTGGGATTTTCGACAAAAATTAGCACTAACAAcctttttttttcaaggggtgcagcCGCCCACCCACCATCATGGGTATGTCCACCCCTGCTATCACTAGGGTAAAAATCAAGTCTTGTTGGATCATAATTTGGGTAAAGATTGATTAGATAATCAAAAAGAAAATTTTGGCACACCAAATAACTTATTATATactagggtaaattacacttttcgtcctttatgtttgtattggaCTACAATAgataacctttaactttaataattaaagtcacaatcctttatttggaagaCACATTACACGCTACGTCCTTTAGcacagttaaatttggtcatttgacttgcacatgagggtagacCAGTCAATTTATTCATTTGTATAAAaagcttatatatatatatatatatatatacacacacacacacacacacaaacataaAACCATGTCTCTTTTTCCCAGCTCCCCTCCTTCACCACCACCGTATCCTAGCCACCACCACCAGCCGTTGTATCCGTCCAACAAACCACCATGAATTCCAACAGCCAAAAAACTCTCCGGCAGCAGAACCACCTGTCCTCCTCCTTCCATATCTCACCTCCCCTCTCATCTTTCTCATTCAACTTCTCATTTCAAGTTAACCAgcaaaaaactataaaaaaactACCAACTCGCAGCTAGAAATTTCGATGAAAAGGTAATTAATTTCAACGGTTCACGTTGAAGCTCAGGATCAGATTTATCAGATTTCAAATCTATGATCTGAATCGGATTATTATCATAAGATGTATATAGATTACAGTCACAAGGTTCTAGATCTATTGAATCTGGTTTCATCAGCGGTTAAGCAGTTAGTTGAGCGTCGTCTTCTGTTGTATCCGAGCCTTCGGTTGATTAAACTGTCCGGTGACGGTCAGATCTCGTCGTTGGAGAAACTGAACAAAGCAAAGGATGCTCTCATCAGATCTGTTCACGTTGATCATAAGCAAGATGAGAAAACTCAACGTGTAAAGGATTTGCTCTAAGAACTGAGTGACGCCATCAACAATACTCCGGTGGTATGATCCAGTCAACCGGTTTGATCCGAGATCAAGGAAGTTTAAATTCGTCAACTTACAAATCTCATGCGGAATGGAGACTAAATGATTTTGATAAATTAGGTGGTGGCGGCATGATGAGCTGGTGGTGGCAAGATatggtggttagggttttagggttaggAAATTGGGAAAGATGATGTGTATatgtaaattttttatttttatttattaaacatttaaataaaaccaAGAATTGACCAGAATACACCCTTCACTGAAAATTTTAATCAGGTTAGTGGTAAATGACGTACAATTGTAATGAGTTTTGCAAATAAACGATTAcgattgtaattattgaagttaaagactATCCGTTACAATCCAGTACAaatataaaggacgaaaagtgtaatttaccctatataATCTTTAACTAATATTATATCATATGCTTTGTAAAATTAAGACAAACActtattatataaaatatatggCACATAAAGTGCATCTTAGCGTGTGTACTTTTATACAACTTGGTTAAGATTTTATATAACTAAAAATGAGAGAAAAGtcacaaaaatgagtttttttagTTTAATTAAATATGAGAAATCAACTTTTTACGTTATACAAATCAAAAGATACTTATTAAAAACATACAAATCTAAACCACTTTTTAACTTTTCTTTCGTCCATAAGTGATAAATTATTCTTTTAAAATATCACGTTTACAAATTCTAAAGCATTTATAACTACAGACGTCAAATATTGTCTGAATACATTACCAAACAGCTACTTTTATAAACAAATTTGTATGCAGCAATTACAACTACCTTTATAAACAAATTTGTATGTAGCAATTACAATTATTTGCTAAGAAGTTGTTCTAGTAGTTAGTAACTTAATTTCTTTACTTTAGGTTCCAAGTTAACCCTCACTGGTATTACTAGATTTCTTTCCTTTACGTTCTAACTAAGGTTTTACCGCAGTGGATATTCAGGCAGACGGGTTCCTAGGAACTGGTGGCTCGGGTATGCATCCAATTCTGACCGTTATAGAGAAGAAGATGCATTTGCTCGATTAAGGGCATTTCAAAATGTTTATCCGATGATTTAGTTGATCATTAAAAAAAAGAGCAATTAGAGTTCTAAAATGGTAATTACAAATGAATAATTTAAACCTAATTAGAGTTAAACAGGTAAGAATAAGGTACGTATATGTTTACCCACCACAAGACACATATCACCATTTGTTTTAAGGCTGCCATTGTAAAGCAATCATTCACTCACCATATGACCGTCCCCACCATCAAGCATTTCTCTTTTTTACAGCTATCACAAACCACAGTGTTCTATATAATGCTGCTTCTTCACCTCTaaacccaccccaccccaccccaccactaAAATGATCAATCTCCTCTTTGGTGTGATTCTTCTTGGATCCTCCTGCTATGTTTCCGCCGAGAAACAAACTTACATTGTCCACATGTCACACCACCACATCCCACCCAGTTTTAACCAGGATCACACTCACTGGTTCGACTCATCTCTCAAATCGGTCTCACCATCTGCCGAGATGATCTACACTTACCAAAACGTTATCCACGGCTTCTCGACTCGGCTTACCGCTCAGGAAGCCGAGTCACTTGAAACCCTCCCGGGGATAATCTCCGTCTTACCGGAGTTAAAATACGAACTCCACACCACCCGTACGCCGGAGTTTCTAGGGCTCGACCAAAAAAGTAACTTATTCCCACAGTCCGACGGAGAAAGTGACGTCGTCATCGGAGTTTTGGATACCGGAGTTTGGCCGGAGAGTAAAAGCTTCGACGATACCGGTATGGGACCGGCTCCCAGCGCGTGGAACGGCGCGTGTGAAGCCGGAACAAACTTTACGGTCAGTAACTGTAACCGGAAGTTGATCGGAGCTAGGTTTTTTGCTAAAGGGTATGAAGCTACACTGGGCCCCATTGATGAAACGAAAGAGAGTAGATCTCCAAGAGACGACGACGGTCATGGGACCCACACTTCCACCACCACCGGCGGTTCAGTAGTCGCCGGAGCTAATTTGTTGGGATACGCGCCTGGCTCGGCGCGTGGGATGGCTTCACGCGCTAGAATAGCGGTGTATAAGGTTTGTTGGATTGGTGGGTGTTTCAGTTCGGATATATTAGCAGCTATGGAAAAAGCAATTACCGACAACGTTAATGTTCTGTCGTTATCACTCGGCGGCGGAACGGCGGATTATTACCGTGACAGCGTGGCAATAGGAGCGTTTGCTGCAAtggaaaagggtattttggtaagtTGCTCTGCGGGTAACGCGGGGCCCACTTCGTACAGTTTATCCAACGTGTCACCGTGGATAACAACCGTCGGCGCAGGGACGTTGGACCGTGACTTCCCGGCGTACGTTAGTCTCGGCAATGGGAGAAACTATTCTGGTGTCTCGTTGTATAAGGGACCCACACTGCCTGATAAGATGCTGCCATTTGTTTATGCTGGTAATGCTAGTAATTCCACCAGTGGTGCTCTGTGTATGCCTGGAACGTTATTACCTGATAAAGTGAAGGGTAAAATCGTACTTTGTGATAGAGGGGTAAATGCTAGGGTGCAAAAGGGGTCAGTTGTTAAGGAAGCTGGTGGTGTTGGTATGGTGTTGACCAACACCGCCGCTAACGGTGAGGAGCTGGTGGCGGACGCGCATATGTTGCCCGCCACCACCGTCGGACAAAAAGAAGGTGACGAGATTCGGAAATATGTCATTTCCGATTCGGCTCCAACCGCGGGTATATTATTCCAAGGGACAAAGCTGGGAATTCAGCCGTCGCCGGTGGTGGCGTCGTTTAGTTCCCGGGGACCGAACACGATCACGCCG
The sequence above is drawn from the Helianthus annuus cultivar XRQ/B chromosome 12, HanXRQr2.0-SUNRISE, whole genome shotgun sequence genome and encodes:
- the LOC110895500 gene encoding subtilisin-like protease SBT1.7, which translates into the protein MINLLFGVILLGSSCYVSAEKQTYIVHMSHHHIPPSFNQDHTHWFDSSLKSVSPSAEMIYTYQNVIHGFSTRLTAQEAESLETLPGIISVLPELKYELHTTRTPEFLGLDQKSNLFPQSDGESDVVIGVLDTGVWPESKSFDDTGMGPAPSAWNGACEAGTNFTVSNCNRKLIGARFFAKGYEATLGPIDETKESRSPRDDDGHGTHTSTTTGGSVVAGANLLGYAPGSARGMASRARIAVYKVCWIGGCFSSDILAAMEKAITDNVNVLSLSLGGGTADYYRDSVAIGAFAAMEKGILVSCSAGNAGPTSYSLSNVSPWITTVGAGTLDRDFPAYVSLGNGRNYSGVSLYKGPTLPDKMLPFVYAGNASNSTSGALCMPGTLLPDKVKGKIVLCDRGVNARVQKGSVVKEAGGVGMVLTNTAANGEELVADAHMLPATTVGQKEGDEIRKYVISDSAPTAGILFQGTKLGIQPSPVVASFSSRGPNTITPEILKPDIIAPGVNILAGWSGAVGPTGLPDDTRRVEFNIISGTSMSCPHVSGLAALLKAARPEWSPAAIRSALMTTAYTAYKNGKIIEDLATGKPSTPFDHGAGHVDPVSAVNPGLVYDLTADDYFDFLCALNYTPAQIQVVTKRNTTCDTTKSYSIGNLNYPSFAVVVSSDSTGKTGSTVVKHTRTLTNVGPASTYKVTTFSDSKGVQMSVVPNTLTFSKVNEKQSYTVTFTVGDMAAGSNAFGRIEWSDGKYVVGSPVAVSW